The genomic region GGCCGCCAGCGGTTTTCTTGATCCGCTTTACAATAATGGGGCGTACTTCAGCCATAATTTATCTCACTTACGATTTGGATTTGGCCTGCTTGACATGGTCTTCCAGCTCAAGGAAGCTGGGACGCTCGGTGGAATAAAGCACTTTACGCCCGAATTCAACCGCCAATGCCGGCGCATAACCATTCAGGCTCGCCAACAACGTGATTTTGGTGCACTGCAGCATTTTGCTTGATTCATCCAGCTTCTGTTCCAGCAAACTGGCCAGGGGTCCGACAAATCCATATGCCAGCAGAATACCCAGAAAGGTGCCAACCAGCGCATGTGCAATCAGCATGCCCAGTTCGGCGGGTGGCAGGCCAACCGATTCCATCGTATGCACCACCCCCATGACAGCGGCGACAATACCGAAAGCCGGCAGGCCATCGCCCAATTTGGCAATACAGTGCGCGGGCACAGACCCTTCATGATGATGGGTGTCCAGTTCATTATCCATCAGGTTTTCGATCTGAAACGCATCCATATTGCCCGACACCATCAATCGCAGGTAATCGGTCATAAATTCCATGACATGATGATCTTTCAGAATCGTCGGATATTTACTAAAAAGCGGACTCGATTCAGGCGTCTCGATATCGCCTTCGATCGACATCAGACCTTCTTTGCGCACTTTGCTCAAAATCTCGTACAACAATGCGAGCAAATCCATATACAGCGCTTTGGTGTAATGGGAACCCTTGAATATCGAAGGCAACGCTTTCAAAGTCGCCTTAACCGATTTGCCATTATTACCTACAAAAAAAGCACCCGCCGCACCGCCGCCTATCATCAGCAATTCCAGCGGCTGAAGCAAAGCCGCCAAATGACCGCCCGCCAAAGCAAAGCCCCCGAAAACGGCGCCCAATACGACTACATAGCCAACAATTACTAACACGTGCCGCTCCCAGTAAAATGAGGTGGTGCCATCGTCATTCTTATCCTGAACAGGATCAAAGATACTTTCGCCGCGTACCTACCACCGAAAAATTGTCTCTGCAGATATTGTCGGCTTTTATTGATCGAACTTAAGCTCATGGCCACAAGCAGTTAAATATACCATGCATAAAGCGGCGTGCGCATCCGTTCCGTTTGTATTATCAGA from Sulfuriferula sp. AH1 harbors:
- the motA gene encoding flagellar motor stator protein MotA, which gives rise to MLVIVGYVVVLGAVFGGFALAGGHLAALLQPLELLMIGGGAAGAFFVGNNGKSVKATLKALPSIFKGSHYTKALYMDLLALLYEILSKVRKEGLMSIEGDIETPESSPLFSKYPTILKDHHVMEFMTDYLRLMVSGNMDAFQIENLMDNELDTHHHEGSVPAHCIAKLGDGLPAFGIVAAVMGVVHTMESVGLPPAELGMLIAHALVGTFLGILLAYGFVGPLASLLEQKLDESSKMLQCTKITLLASLNGYAPALAVEFGRKVLYSTERPSFLELEDHVKQAKSKS